From Rutidosis leptorrhynchoides isolate AG116_Rl617_1_P2 chromosome 3, CSIRO_AGI_Rlap_v1, whole genome shotgun sequence, a single genomic window includes:
- the LOC139898356 gene encoding uncharacterized methyltransferase At2g41040, chloroplastic-like isoform X1, with protein sequence MASTSSSSVNHLLRPFHHRISLIPKSPSQFKHLQFQSPSNNPSLSVQATSDLVGVVDTVSEAITQLQELGEAELFACPVCFEPLIRKGPPGFNVPAIYRSGFKCKKCNKSYSSKNIYLDLTVTADTKEYVEAQPSRTELFRSPLVSFLYERGWRQNFNRSGFPGPDEEFSMAQEYFKPAEGGTLIDVSCGSGLFSRKFAKSGTYSKVVALDFSENMLRQSYDFIKADDTLVKSNLALVRADVSRLPFSSGSIDAVHAGAALHCWPSPSNAIAEINRILRSGGVFVGTTFLRPSPAMLRPFNRSLSQTYVNLTEEEIKDLIKACGLSKYSSKVQQSFIMFSAQKP encoded by the exons ATGGCTTCAACTTCATCGTCATCTGTAAATCATTTGCTTCGCCCATTTCATCATCGCATTTCATTAATTCCTAAATCCCCATCTCAATTTAAGCACCTCCAGTTTCAGTCTCCATCAAACAATCCATCTTTAAGTGTTCAAGCAACTTCTGATCTTGTTGGAGTTGTTGATACTGTCTCG GAAGCGATTACTCAGCTCCAAGAGTTAGGGGAAGCTGAATTATTTGCATGTCCTGTTTGTTTCGAGCCACTTATTAGAAAAGGCCCTCCTGGTTTCAACGT GCCAGCAATCTACCGTTCTGGTTTCAAATGTAAAAAGTGCAATAAATCATATTCGAGCAAAAACATCTATCTTGATCTTACTGTAACTGCTGACACAAAAGAATATGTTGAAGCTCAGCCATCTCGGACTGAATTATTTCG GAGCCCACTGGTTTCGTTTTTGTATGAAAGAGGATGGCGTCAAAATTTCAACCGCAGTGGTTTTCCTGGTCCAGATGAGGAG TTCAGTATGGCTCAGGAGTACTTTAAACCAGCAGAAGGTGGAACTTTAATAGATGTTAGTTGCGGAAGTGGTTTATTTTCCCGCAAATTTGCAAAATCAGGGACCTATTCTAAAGTTGTAGCTCTTGATTTTTCCGAAAATATGCTCCGTCAAAGTTATGATTTTATTAAAGCCGATGATACACTTGTAAAATC CAATCTTGCACTTGTAAGGGCAGACGTTTCCCGACTTCCATTTTCATCAGGTTCAATCGATGCAGTTCATGCTGGTGCAGCTTTGCATTGTTGGCCATCTCCTTCTAATGCA ATTGCTGAAATCAACCGTATATTACGAAGCGGTGGTGTGTTCGTCGGGACGACATTTTTAAGACCATCTCCTGCAATGCTAAGGCCATTTAACCGG AGTTTATCGCAGACTTATGTCAATTTAACCGAAGAAGAGATTAAGGACTTGATCAAAGCTTGTGGACTTTCAAAATACTCGAGCAAAGTTCAGCAATCTTTCATCATGTTTTCTGCACAGAAGCCCTGA
- the LOC139898356 gene encoding uncharacterized methyltransferase At2g41040, chloroplastic-like isoform X2 — protein sequence MASTSSSSVNHLLRPFHHRISLIPKSPSQFKHLQFQSPSNNPSLSVQATSDLVGVVDTVSEAITQLQELGEAELFACPVCFEPLIRKGPPGFNVPAIYRSGFKCKKCNKSYSSKNIYLDLTVTADTKEYVEAQPSRTELFRSPLVSFLYERGWRQNFNRSGFPGPDEEFSMAQEYFKPAEGGTLIDVSCGSGLFSRKFAKSGTYSKVVALDFSENMLRQSYDFIKADDTLVKSNLALVRADVSRLPFSSGSIDAVHAGAALHCWPSPSNAIAEINRILRSGGVFVGTTFLRPSPAMLRPFNRSSGNISYLTEEEIEDLIKACGLINYTCKVQQAFIMFSAQKL from the exons ATGGCTTCAACTTCATCGTCATCTGTAAATCATTTGCTTCGCCCATTTCATCATCGCATTTCATTAATTCCTAAATCCCCATCTCAATTTAAGCACCTCCAGTTTCAGTCTCCATCAAACAATCCATCTTTAAGTGTTCAAGCAACTTCTGATCTTGTTGGAGTTGTTGATACTGTCTCG GAAGCGATTACTCAGCTCCAAGAGTTAGGGGAAGCTGAATTATTTGCATGTCCTGTTTGTTTCGAGCCACTTATTAGAAAAGGCCCTCCTGGTTTCAACGT GCCAGCAATCTACCGTTCTGGTTTCAAATGTAAAAAGTGCAATAAATCATATTCGAGCAAAAACATCTATCTTGATCTTACTGTAACTGCTGACACAAAAGAATATGTTGAAGCTCAGCCATCTCGGACTGAATTATTTCG GAGCCCACTGGTTTCGTTTTTGTATGAAAGAGGATGGCGTCAAAATTTCAACCGCAGTGGTTTTCCTGGTCCAGATGAGGAG TTCAGTATGGCTCAGGAGTACTTTAAACCAGCAGAAGGTGGAACTTTAATAGATGTTAGTTGCGGAAGTGGTTTATTTTCCCGCAAATTTGCAAAATCAGGGACCTATTCTAAAGTTGTAGCTCTTGATTTTTCCGAAAATATGCTCCGTCAAAGTTATGATTTTATTAAAGCCGATGATACACTTGTAAAATC CAATCTTGCACTTGTAAGGGCAGACGTTTCCCGACTTCCATTTTCATCAGGTTCAATCGATGCAGTTCATGCTGGTGCAGCTTTGCATTGTTGGCCATCTCCTTCTAATGCA ATTGCTGAAATCAACCGTATATTACGAAGCGGTGGTGTGTTCGTCGGGACGACATTTTTAAGACCATCTCCTGCAATGCTAAGGCCATTTAACCGG AGTTCTGGAAATATAAGCTATTTGACAGAAGAAGAGATTGAGGACTTGATAAAAGCTTGTGGTCTTATAAACTACACATGCAAAGTTCAACAAGCTTTCATCATGTTTTCTGCACAGAAGCTTTGA